A DNA window from Procambarus clarkii isolate CNS0578487 chromosome 3, FALCON_Pclarkii_2.0, whole genome shotgun sequence contains the following coding sequences:
- the LOC138368885 gene encoding uncharacterized protein translates to MALGMALEEEEGRRCSRRGHKNKEDGAHITRQDNGGGNVLEESTNEERRNIDLNPATVTVAATVTVTISATLTVDATVTVTISATLTVDATVTVAATVTVAATVTGNRLYRDTTITVFATVTVAATVNVAATVTVSATVTVATVNVVATVTVSATVTVAATVTVVAILNVVVTVSATVPVVATVNVVASVTFVATVNVVTVAATVTIAAAVAVVATVTGDQLGTYMSESSSLT, encoded by the exons ATGGCCCTGGGGatggccctggaggaggaggagggaagacgctGCTCCAGACGGGGCCACAAGAACAAGGAGGACGGGGCCCATATTACCCGACAAGATAATGGCGGTGGAAATGTTTTGGAGGAGTCGACAAATGAG GAAAGAAGAAATATTGACCTAAATcctgctactgttactgttgctgctactgttactgttactatttCTGCTACTCTTACTGTTGatgctactgttactgttactatttCTGCTACTCTTACTGTTGAtgctactgttactgttgctgctactgttactgttgctgcaacTGTGACGGGAAAT agattatACCGTGATACTACTATTACTGTTTttgctactgttactgttgctgctactgttaatgttgctgctactgttactgtttctgctactgttactgttgctactgttaatGTTGTTGCAACTGTTACTGTTTCTGcaactgttactgttgctgctactgttactgttgttgctattcttaatgttgttgttactgtttctgCTACTGttcctgttgttgctactgttaatGTTGTTGCTAGTGTTACTTTTGTTGCTACTGTtaatgttgttactgttgctgctactgttactattgctgctgctgttgctgttgttgctactgttactgGAGATCAGCTGGGTACATATATGAGTGAGAGCAGCAGCCTCACATGA